In the Flavobacterium sp. 90 genome, TCTTTTTATTAGCGGTAAGCTCTTTAACAAGATTATCTAAAATTCCGTTGATAAAAATACTACTTTTTGGTGTAGAATATTCTTTAGCAATTTCTAAATATTCGTTAAGAGTTACTTTTACAGGAATTGAAGGGAATTTTAAAAACTCGCAAATCGCCATTTTCAAGATAATAGTATCAATTTCGGCAATCCTTTCACTGTCCCAATTTGGTGTTTTATCATCGTATTCTTTTGCAAGAATTGATTCGTTCAAAACTGTTCTTCTGAACAAGTCTTTAGCAAAATCTTTATCTTCAACATCTTTATACAATTTTGGCACTCTAAAATCGTCAGGATCTTGCGTTTTGATCGCTTTTAATTGTTTGATAATATGTGTATTTACAACCGGAATATCATCAACCCAAGTCAATTTATCATCTTCTAAATACTCGTATAATTTTTCATTAGGAACAATTACATCAGCAAACAAATCAATTACAAATTGTCTGTCTTCTTCAAAAGTGTTTGTAGTTGTGCTCATGTATTTTGCATACAAGTCGCTTGCTTTAATATCATTTAAAAGCAAAATGATATAATCGTCGTTTAATGACCAGTTGTTGATTTTACGGTTTTCTAAAGCAATACTAAGAGAATTGCTTTCGGCAAGAAGTTGAAAAATTTTGTTATTGATAAATTTTTCATTCGGATTACGTTCTGCAGCAGTTGCAAGATGTTTTTTGCTTGAAAGATGTAAAAAAACAGATTCTTTTTTGCAAATTTCAATCAATGAAGAAAGCATTATAAGATATAAGTCCTGAATATTATCTATACTGTAAAAAAGAAATTTCTCTTCTTTTTCCATATTATCAGAACCGCTTTGATGCATTGCATAAATGGATTGCATTACTTTAACGCGTATGTGTCTTCTATTTACCACCTTGTAAGAACATTTAAAAATTAGTCTGCAAAATTAGCAATTTCATTCCTTATAATAAAATTTATTCGCAATTTTTAGTCGCAGTTTTCAGTCGCAGTTTTCAATACTGTAAAAAGTGGTTAAAAAAATCACAGCTTTCAGTCACAGTTTTCAGTCATAACTAATAAAAAAATCTCAGCCTCAATTTTCAAAACTGAAAACTGAGACTGAGACTGAGACTGTAAACTATAAACTGAGACTAAAAAACTCTAAAAATTACTTTTTAGCAGCGTTTTCAATTTTTCTTAAATCAATACGATTTTGAGCAATTGTTAAAGCAGCTTTGTGAGTTGTCATTCCGTTTTTCACAGCATAATCGATAATTTCTAAAGTAGTATTATAGATATTTTCAGTTTTAGACATGATTTCAGCTTTACCATAATGCTCTAATTCAGCATAAACATTGATAATTCCACCAGCGTTGATCAAGAAATCCGGTGCATATAAAATACCTCTTTCCTGCAATCTTGCTCCGTGAACATTCTCGTCAGCTAATTGATTATTTGCAGCTCCGGCAATTACTTTAGCTTTAATTTTATCTACAGTATTATCATTAAGGATTGCTC is a window encoding:
- the nusB gene encoding transcription antitermination factor NusB gives rise to the protein MQSIYAMHQSGSDNMEKEEKFLFYSIDNIQDLYLIMLSSLIEICKKESVFLHLSSKKHLATAAERNPNEKFINNKIFQLLAESNSLSIALENRKINNWSLNDDYIILLLNDIKASDLYAKYMSTTTNTFEEDRQFVIDLFADVIVPNEKLYEYLEDDKLTWVDDIPVVNTHIIKQLKAIKTQDPDDFRVPKLYKDVEDKDFAKDLFRRTVLNESILAKEYDDKTPNWDSERIAEIDTIILKMAICEFLKFPSIPVKVTLNEYLEIAKEYSTPKSSIFINGILDNLVKELTANKKMVKVGRGLM